The following proteins are encoded in a genomic region of Patescibacteria group bacterium:
- the rpsO gene encoding 30S ribosomal protein S15, producing MLTQKDKEKIIKEHEVHKTDTGSPEVQCALLTTEIKRLLSHLKKHPKDLHSKRGLLQMVARRRRLLKYLQQKNVRRYNALIKKIGLKKR from the coding sequence ATGCTTACACAAAAAGACAAAGAAAAAATTATCAAGGAGCACGAGGTGCACAAGACCGACACTGGCTCACCAGAAGTCCAGTGCGCTCTTTTGACCACAGAAATCAAGCGCCTGCTTTCGCATCTTAAAAAGCACCCAAAAGACCTGCATTCTAAGAGAGGGCTTTTGCAGATGGTTGCAAGAAGGCGGAGATTATTAAAGTATCTCCAGCAAAAAAATGTCAGGAGATACAATGCCCTTATTAAAAAAATAGGCCTTAAGAAACGATGA
- a CDS encoding NYN domain-containing protein: protein MKSQKHPDQRVVVLIDTQNLYYSAKNLYHSKVNFEEILKLAISGRRLVRAFAYVVQTKTGEEKPFFEALTGLGIETRVKQLQEYYGGLKKADWDVGIVVDGIRASTSADVIILVSGDGDFIPFLEYLKNQGKRVEVIAFGRSTSSKIKEEADEFIDIEKDYKKYLLKKI, encoded by the coding sequence ATGAAAAGCCAAAAACATCCAGACCAAAGAGTGGTTGTGTTGATAGACACTCAAAACTTGTATTACTCGGCAAAAAACTTATACCATTCTAAGGTAAATTTTGAAGAAATTTTGAAATTGGCAATAAGTGGAAGGCGGCTTGTCCGCGCTTTTGCTTATGTGGTTCAAACCAAGACAGGAGAGGAAAAACCATTCTTTGAGGCGCTCACTGGTTTAGGTATTGAAACCAGGGTCAAACAATTGCAGGAATATTACGGAGGACTCAAAAAAGCGGACTGGGATGTTGGAATAGTGGTTGACGGCATCAGGGCATCTACTTCTGCGGATGTAATAATATTGGTTTCTGGAGACGGCGATTTTATTCCTTTTCTGGAATATCTGAAAAACCAAGGAAAAAGGGTTGAGGTAATCGCTTTCGGCCGGTCTACTTCTTCAAAAATCAAAGAAGAAGCAGACGAATTTATAGACATTGAAAAGGACTATAAAAAATATCTTCTTAAGAAAATTTGA
- a CDS encoding polyribonucleotide nucleotidyltransferase — MKFNKEIGGKNFEVEIDTLAEQANGSIFVRMGDTLVMATATMSPQDLEGLNFFPLTVEFQEKFYATGKILGSRFMRREGRPSEESILTSRLIDRCIRPLFPDDLKREVQIIVSCYSFDKENDPDIPGVMAASLALGISDIPWNGPIAPIRVAKVDNNLILNPNYEDRGKGHLEIMLSGVQQGKNAVINMIEAQANEAKENEIFEATEFAEKHLGEILDFQKEIIAKAGKEKIQIEKESNLEIAAKLKESFSQKLEDAMTQPLSLESKRAMQILENEIIEFTKENFGEEKIEIAKRFIEKELTEILHNLVLEKGKRPDGRKLDEVRKIDSMIEILPRAHGSAVFIRGTTKALSSVTLGPPGDQRLIEGMEISGKQRFMHHYNFPPYCSGEVKPLRGPGRREIGHGMLAEKALLPLIPKFEDFPYTIRIVTEILSSNGSTSMASVSAASLALMDAGVPIKNTAAGIAIGLIKSDNDYRLLTDIQGPEDHSGDMDFKVAGTLEGITAIQMDVKINGIDLNIIKEALEKAKHAREQIIKAIHKTIAKPKPNLSPYAPKIFRIKINPEKIGAVIGTGGKVINEIIDVCGVTIDIEDDGNVFISAESEEAAKKAIDWVEGLTREVVVGEIFQGKVVKILDFGAFVEILPGKDGLVHISELEQSRVNKVDDVVKLGDIIPVKVISVDDQGRINLSKKQAQAQKGGKI; from the coding sequence ATGAAATTTAATAAAGAAATAGGAGGCAAAAATTTTGAAGTAGAGATAGATACTTTAGCAGAGCAGGCAAATGGTAGTATTTTTGTAAGAATGGGCGATACGCTCGTTATGGCAACTGCCACAATGTCCCCCCAAGATTTGGAGGGTCTTAATTTTTTTCCTTTGACAGTTGAGTTCCAGGAAAAATTTTACGCTACTGGAAAAATATTAGGTTCAAGATTTATGAGGAGAGAAGGCAGACCATCTGAAGAATCAATCCTTACATCCCGCCTGATTGACAGGTGTATAAGACCATTATTCCCAGATGATTTAAAAAGAGAAGTTCAAATAATTGTAAGCTGCTATTCTTTTGACAAGGAAAACGACCCTGATATCCCTGGAGTTATGGCTGCTTCATTGGCCCTCGGGATATCTGATATTCCATGGAATGGACCAATCGCCCCAATAAGAGTGGCGAAGGTTGATAATAACCTTATCTTAAATCCAAATTACGAAGATAGGGGCAAGGGACATTTGGAAATAATGCTAAGCGGAGTTCAACAAGGAAAGAATGCTGTAATCAATATGATTGAAGCCCAAGCAAACGAAGCAAAAGAAAACGAAATTTTTGAAGCAACTGAATTTGCTGAAAAGCATCTTGGAGAAATATTGGATTTTCAAAAAGAGATTATCGCTAAGGCAGGCAAAGAAAAAATTCAAATTGAAAAAGAATCTAATCTAGAAATAGCAGCAAAGTTAAAGGAATCGTTTTCTCAAAAATTAGAAGACGCAATGACCCAACCCTTATCACTTGAAAGCAAAAGGGCTATGCAGATTCTTGAAAACGAAATTATTGAATTCACAAAAGAAAATTTCGGAGAGGAGAAAATAGAAATAGCCAAGAGATTCATTGAAAAGGAACTTACCGAAATTCTCCACAATCTCGTTCTTGAAAAAGGAAAAAGGCCTGATGGCAGAAAACTGGACGAAGTGCGAAAAATTGATTCTATGATTGAAATTCTGCCAAGGGCTCATGGTTCAGCTGTTTTCATAAGGGGAACAACCAAAGCGCTATCCAGCGTTACTCTCGGTCCTCCGGGCGACCAACGGTTGATTGAGGGAATGGAAATCAGTGGAAAGCAAAGATTTATGCATCACTATAATTTCCCACCTTATTGCTCTGGAGAAGTCAAACCATTAAGAGGTCCTGGCAGAAGAGAAATAGGACACGGAATGCTTGCGGAGAAAGCTCTGCTTCCACTTATTCCCAAATTTGAAGATTTTCCCTATACTATAAGAATAGTAACAGAAATTCTTTCTTCGAATGGGTCCACTTCAATGGCTTCGGTAAGCGCTGCTTCGTTGGCATTAATGGATGCTGGAGTACCGATTAAAAATACAGCTGCAGGGATTGCGATTGGCTTGATTAAATCTGACAATGATTATCGCTTGTTAACAGACATACAGGGACCAGAGGACCATTCTGGCGATATGGACTTTAAGGTTGCTGGGACGCTTGAGGGGATTACAGCAATTCAAATGGATGTTAAAATAAATGGTATAGATTTAAACATAATAAAAGAAGCGCTTGAAAAAGCAAAACATGCCAGAGAGCAGATAATAAAAGCTATTCACAAGACCATCGCCAAACCAAAGCCGAATCTATCTCCTTACGCTCCAAAGATTTTCAGAATTAAAATCAATCCAGAAAAAATAGGCGCTGTAATCGGAACAGGCGGAAAGGTAATCAACGAAATTATTGATGTGTGCGGAGTGACTATTGATATAGAAGATGACGGCAATGTCTTTATCTCTGCTGAATCAGAAGAGGCAGCAAAAAAAGCCATTGACTGGGTAGAAGGACTCACTCGCGAAGTTGTTGTTGGCGAGATATTTCAGGGAAAGGTTGTAAAAATTCTTGACTTCGGCGCGTTTGTGGAGATTCTGCCAGGCAAAGACGGCTTGGTTCATATATCAGAGTTAGAACAATCCCGCGTCAACAAAGTAGATGATGTGGTGAAGCTTGGCGACATAATACCTGTAAAAGTGATTTCTGTTGACGACCAAGGAAGAATCAATCTCTCCAAAAAGCAAGCCCAAGCTCAAAAAGGAGGAAAAATATAA